A genomic window from Portunus trituberculatus isolate SZX2019 unplaced genomic scaffold, ASM1759143v1 PGA_scaffold_413__1_contigs__length_259272, whole genome shotgun sequence includes:
- the LOC123500584 gene encoding uncharacterized protein LOC123500584, translating to MWRSGGMVKGQVNGLASPADWRVGCGRILVTLEWTGGRVVHLCRYYSGLLEAVDGWIRDGVFMLWGRCVYLPCLGSSLRDICVVNTVESLPNKRTDATALLMPWRNNSTVRHGRAQVGARGGQGSLHQEVQHTTRKVG from the exons ATGTGGCGGAGTGGAGGCATGGTCAAGGGACAGGTGAACGGGCTGGCCAGTCCAGCAGATTGGCGTGTGGGGTGTGGAAGGATACTTGTGACGCTGGAGTGGACTGGAGGGCGTGTTGTGCATCTGTGCCGCTACTATTCGGGTTTGCTGGAAG CGGTAGATGGTTGGATACGTGATGGGGTGTTTATGCTGTGGGGAcgctgtgtatatttaccttgtTTGGGATCTTCTCTCCGGGACATCTGTGTCGTCAATACT GTTGAATCTTTGCCCAATAAACGGACTGATGCAACAGCGCTTTTGATGCCCTGGAGAAACAATTCAACAGTAAGACATGGACGCGCTCAAGTTGGAGCGAGGGGTGGCCAAGGGTCGCTTCACCAGGAAGTGCAACATACTACAAGAAAGGTTGGATGA